Part of the Polyangium spumosum genome is shown below.
AGTACCTCGGCGTGGTCGCGTTGCTCATCCCGTTCATCGTGTACACCTATTACGTGGTCGTCGAGGCGTGGTGCCTCATCTACGCGCTCCATTACGCGACCGGCGACCTGATGCGCGGCGACGATCCCGGGCAATATGCCGCCTTTTTTGGTCGGCTCACCGGGGCCACCGCGGAGGGCTCGGTGTTCGGGGGCGGAGACGGGCTCACGCTGCTCGGGGTCGTCGCCCTCTGCTTCGCGCTCAACCTGTACCTCATCGTGCGCGGCTTGAGCCGCGGCATCGAGGCGTTCTGCAAGGTCGCCATCCCCGGGCTCGCGGTGCTGGCCACGATCGTCCTCGTGCGTGTGCTCCTGCTCGGGACGCCGGATCCGTCGAAGCCGTCGCAATCGATCGAGGCCGGGCTCGGCTTCATGTGGAACCCGCGCGCCGAGGCGCTCTTCGATCCGGAGACGTGGCTCGCGGCTTCCGGGCAGATCTTCTTCAGCCTCTCGGTCGGGTTTGGCGTCCTCGTGCATTACGCGAGTTATCTCCGGAAGAAGGACGACGTCGCGCTGAGCGCGCTCACGGCGAACTCGATGAACGAGCTCTTCGAGGTCTGCCTCGGCGGCCTCATCACGATCCCGGCGGCGTTCGTCTTCCTCGGCGCGATTGACCCGGGCACGCTCGAGTCGTCGTTCAAGCTCGGCTTCGTGACGTTGCCGAACGTGTTCGCGATGATGTGGGGCGGGCGCGTGTTCGGCTTCCTCTGGTTCTTCTGTTTGTTCATCGCCGCGATCACGAGCAGCGTGTCGATGCTGCAGCCCGTGATGGTCTTTTTCCAGGAGGGGACGGGGATGAGCCGGCGACGCGCGGCGGCCCTGCTGGGCGTGCTCTGCGCGGTCGGCTCGGGGATCGTGTTGTATTTCTCGAAGGGGCTCGTCGCGCTCGACACGTTCGATTTCTGGATGGGCACGGTCGGCATCTTCGTGCTCGCCACGGTGCAGGCGGTCCTTTATGGCTGGGTCTTCGGCATCGAGCGAGGGCACGAGGAGCTGCACCGGGGGGCGCATATCAAGGTCCCGTTCGTCGTGCAGATCGGCCTCAAATACGTGGTGCCCGTGTACCTGCTCGTCATCTTCGCGGCGTTCTGCGTGAAGAACCTGCCGGGGCGCCTCGAGGAGCGGCAGCCCGGGGCGCTCGTGGCGCTGGGCTTCGTCCTCGCCGTGACCGCGCTCCTGGTCAAGATGGTGCGCCTGGCCGAGCGGCGGTGGGAGCAGCTCGAGGCGCGTGGCTTGACGCCCGGAGGGAAGGTGTCGTGACGACGGGTGGCCTTCTGGTGATGATCCTGAGCGTGACCTCGGTGGTCGTGCTGTCGGCATATTGCTTGTACCGGGTGCTGACGTTGCCCGCGCCACCGGAGGACGGGGAGGACGGCGCGGATCGGTAGGGTGGGTGACGCCGCGAGCGTGATCAGAAGGGGTGGATCGGCGTCCGGGGTCGCTCCTCGGCGTGGGGAGCGGGTGTGGACGGCCGTCCGGGGTCGCTCCTCGGCGTGGGGAGCGGGTGTGGACGGTCGTCCGGGGTCGCTGCCGAGCGTGAGGAGGAGGTGTGGACGGCCGTCCGGGGGGCGCTGCCGAGCGTGAGGAGGGGGTGTGGACGGCCGTCCGGGGGAGCTGCCGAGCGTGAGGAGGGGGTGTGGACGGTCGTCCGGGGGAGCTGCCGCGCGTGAGGAACGAGGGGAGACGCTCGTCGAGGGGCGCGCGGCGGGTCGTGCTCAGCGAGCGCGCTCCACGTAGGCCTTCAGCGCGTCCAGGTCCTTGTCACACGCCTTCTTGAAGGCGCCGCCCATGAGCTTGCCGATGATCTTGGTGAACAGGCCGCCGGGCATTTCGATGACGGCGCTGGTCCGCAAGAGCGTGCCCGTACCGGCGGGCTCGAAGTCGTAGACGAAACGATATTCGCCCTTGCCCGTGGTCCCCTTGGTGCCGTCGACCCTGAGCCCGAGGCGCTTGCCCGGCTCGCAGGTGGTGACCTCGAAATGCTCGGTCGCCTCTCGCCCGAACATCTTGCGGGTCTCGCGGAACTCGGTGCCCACGCCGAAGTCGCCCGGCGTGACGCGCTCGGCCCGCACGAACCCCTGCATCCAGTCGCCGAAGCCCTCGGGGTTCGCCATCGCCGCGAAGACACGCTCGGGGGGAGCGTCGATGTGGTGCTCGGAGGTGAAGGTGAGTCGGTGCATGGAGGGATGCTGCCCGAGAATGTGCTGGAATGCACGCGGTCATCGGCATAACCTGCCTCCTTCACGCCTCACGACCTGGAGGAACCATGCGCGCTTCGAAGACCTTGCCTTTCGCCGCTGCCGCCCTCGCCCTCGCCCTCGGCGCTTGCAGCAAATCCGAGCCGCAGCCGGCCGCGGAGCCGAAGAAAGACGCGCCCGAGGCGAAGCCCGCCACGACGGCCGCCGGCCCCACGACGGGCGCCGTCGCCACGGCCCCCGCGGCGGCCGCCACGCCGGCCGCAATCGCGACGGCGCTGCCCGCGGGCCGCTCGGCCATTCCGACGCTCGCCGAGTGGAACAGCCAGCAAAAAGAGGTCACCGTCAAGGGCTCTTCGGCCTTGAGCTGCGAGACGAAGGTCGTCCGCGAGTATCTGCGCGTCTCCTGCCGCGGCAAGAACGACACCGGCGGCACCCCCACGAACGTCGTCGTCAAGAAGGGCGGCCACGGCGAGGCGTTCACCTACGTCGGTGCCGGCGTCACGAGCCTCGTCGTGCCCTTCGTCGAGGGGATCGATTTCGCCGCCGATTTCTCCTGGACCGACAAGAGCCACACGCTCAGCGTCGCGTGGCCCCGCGGCAGCGCCCGGCCCGTCGTGGTCGGCGTATTCGAAGGCGCGAAATCACCCCTCGACGCCTCGTTCGACAAGGCGCTCGCCGACAAGGCTTGCCAGTGTCACAAGCAGGTCACCGGCAAGGCGAACTGCGACGACCTGCTCGGCGTGAACGCCGATTGCGCGCGCACCTACCCGAACGACTGCGCGAGCTTCCTCGAGTGCAGCCGCGGCGAGCCCGGCGTCTGGCCGCGCTGCCAGGCCGGGTTCCTGAATGGACCCTTCGGCTTCTGTTACAAGCAATGCGACCCCAGCAAGAGCGAGTGCGGGCCCGACGAGAGCTGTCAGGGCGACAGCAAGTACGCCATCTGCTTGTAGGTCGCGGAGCGGATCACGCGATTTCGCCTCCGCGCACGCTCAGAGGGTGCCCGTGAAGATCGCGGTGCACTCCGGAACGCGCGCCCAGGCGCGCTCGCGGATCTGGGCCACGAGCGCTGGACCGAAGAATTCGCCGCAAATGCGCGCCGCGGCCTCGACGTCGGGGAACACGTAGTCGGTGCGCACCCAGCGGCGCGAAAGCCCATGCGCGTGCTCCAGATGCGCGAAGTACTCGTCCATGCCCGGATGGACCCGTGGCGTCTCGTGGCCGGTGCCAAGCGTCTCGATGACCATGAGCGCACCGCCGGGACGCACCACGCGGCGCATCTCCGACAGCGCCGCGTCCACTTCCTCGCGCCAGCCCTCCGGCATCCAGTGACGAAAATGCCCGAACACCCATCCTGCCATCGCGACATCGACGCTCGCGTCGGGAAACGGCAACGAGCGCGCGTCCGCGTGGTGGATGCTGAACGGCACGCCGGCCTGCGATAGATGCCGGCGCGCGATCTCCAGCATAGGCGCCGCGCGATCGACCAAGTGCAAGCGAGACGCGCGTGCGCCGACGATACGCGAGAGCCGCCCGGTACCCGCGCCGACGTCGAGCGCCACGGCCCCCTCCGGCAGCCATTCGCGCACCACGCTTGCGAGCGCCTCGTCCGCGTCCTCCGCATTGATCAGCGCGTCGTACGCGTCCGCCTTCTCCTGGTACACGCGCGCCTGCGCGTCGCTCACTCGGTCGCTCATCGGCGCGACCTTATCGCAAGGGCGCGCGAACAGCTACGCGGACAGGAACCCATTTCGATTCCACCTTCGGGCGCGAGCGCGATCAGCCGGGCGGAAGCAAAGCGAGCAAGGCCCTCGCGCCGACCTTCTTGTCGACGATGAGCACGCTCCGGACCATCTTCGTGCTGCCGAGGAGCGCTTCGCCCAGCGCTTCCCCCGGGATGTCGAGGCGGCACGCGAGGAGGCGCTGCGGGTAACGGGAGAGGAGCGCGTCGCAATCTCGATAGAATCGCTCGCTGCCATCGTTCGCCAGGAAGAGGAGCCGCGACACGCGGGCGTTCTGCGGGCTGCCGGGGGTCTTCTCGTTCAGCGCGTCGAGGCCCTTCTGCTCGCTGGCCAGCTTCTCGCCGATGAGCTCCAGGCCCATGTAGGCGTGCCTGGCGGCGAGCGCGCCGCGGAGCTCCGCGGCCAGCGTGTCGGTCATCGGGAGCGTCGCGACCTGGTGGCGACCATGCTCCCATAACGGACGCGCGTGCGTCTCGAGCAGGCGCACGACCGCGTCGTGCCGAGGATCGGCGACGACGTCTTTGGGCAACGTGAGGGTGGACATTGCGGGGATGTCTAGCCGACCCAGGCAACCTGTCGCAAAGAAATCTCGCCCCCGCCTCCGCCCCCGCGCCCGCTTCTCTGTTGACACCCACGCCGACCATGGCTTGCCATGTCCCCCATGTGGAGCCCTGAAGGTCGCAAGCAGAACGCGCGCGAGCTGCGCCAGATCGCCGACAAGGTCCTGCGGTACCGCCAGCTCTGCGACCGCTTCGCGAGTTACTTCCAGCCCGAGAGCGACAACGCCCGTCAGCTCCGCCAGATCCGCGGCAAGCTCGAGGACCTGCGCGGACGCGCGCTCGATCGGGAGAAGCGCCTCGCGAAGGGCGTGGTCAAGATCGGCGTCGTCGGCCTGGAGAAGCAGGGCAAGAGCGCGTTCCTCTCGGCGTGGCTGAAGAGCGAGAAGCTCCTGCCGAGCGAGGCCGAGCGCTGCACCTGGAGCACCACCGTCATCGAGCCGGGCGAGCCGGGGCAGTTCGCCGCGACCGTCACCTACTACAACGAGGTCGATTTCAAGGCCCGCATCCAGAGCTACTTCGACGCGCTCGAGCCGGGCAGCGTCGAGCGCTGGCACGGCCTGAACCAGGCCGAGGTCCTGCGCCTCAAGGCGAGCTTCAAGGCGCGCGAGGGGTACGACGTCGACGACCCCGATCGCGCAGGGAGGCGCGAGCAGACGGCGCTCGCCGAGCTCGTGGAGATCAGCGCGGGCCTGTCGGAGATCAAGGCGCGGCTCGGTCGCCCACCCGAGAAGATCACCGCGAGTAGCCTCGATGCCCTCGCCGAGCAGATCCGGCCCTACATCGCGCTCAAGGACACGAAAAACGGCAACCGGCCCTATCCGGGCGTGCGGGCCGTGAAGATCGTCACGGTCACGATCCCCGTCGAGGGCGCCATGCCCGGCGTCGAGCTGATGGATCTGCCCGGCATCGACGCGCCCTCGGACAAGGCGCGCCGCGACACGGAGGACGCGCTCGCGAACGAGGTCGACGTGACGATCTTCGTCAAGGACATCACGCGGCCTTCGCTCGTGCGCAACGAGATCGAGCTGCTCCGCATGGCGCAGACGGCCGATCGGAGCATCTCGCTGAAGGATCGGATCTTCGTGGTGCTGACGAAGGTCGACCTCTTCGACCACGCCGACGAGAACGGCAACTGGCACTGGTCCCTGGCGGCGCGGAACTTCCGCGAGCAGGGCGTGGATCGCATCTTCCCGTACTCGAAGGTGTGGGTGCACCAGGGCGTCGACGCCGAGCACCCGGTGGCGCGGCAGCTCATGGACTTCTTCGGCACGACGACGCCCGTGAACGGGCTCGACAAGCTGAAGGACGCCGTGGAGCGGTACCTCTCGACCGACGTGGAGGCGCTCGATCGCAAGGTGACGCAGGCGATCACGAGCGAGTTCGGCGAGGTCGAGGCGCTCCTGCGTGGCGTGCTCGTGACCGTGAAGGACGGGCTCAGCGATCGCGAGTTCGACAGGCGCGCCGAGCAGGTCTTCGATCTGCACTACGAGCACATCCAGTCGGGCGAGGATCCGACGGGGCTCCTGCCCGAGATCCGCAAGCGCATGTCGGCGTTCATGGACTTCGAGATGAGCGACCATCAGCGGTCGGCCCGCGCAGAGCGCGCGGACGTGCGGATCGATCAGATCCGGAGCGATCTGCTCGCGCGGCTCACGCCCGAGGAGGCGGAGGCGAAGCGGCGGCAGATGCCGAGCCCGGGGCTCATGAACGAGACCGCCGTCGAGATCGAGATGCGCAAGCAGATGCGCGAGCGCGTGGCGTCGCGGATCGCGGGGCTCGGGGAGGACTTCCGCAACACGGCGCGCGAGAGCGTGGAGCGGATGCTGCACGAGATGTTCATCGAGGCCGGCTACGAGGGCGGGCGGCTCGAGGTGCTGCTGCCGGCGGGCAAGGCGCTCATCGAGCGGATCGACGCGCTGGGCCGGTCGGGGCACGTGTCGGAGAGCGTGGTCCGCTACCAGAACCAGGAGATGGCCAAGGCGGACGTCGCGTTCGAGGTGCTCTCGCGGTACTTCGCGCGGCAGATCGTGGACATCCTCGACGCGACGGATCCCTACGATCGGGAGATCCGCGAGCGCGAGATGCGCGGGCTCGAGCAGTTCTTCGGGATGGGGATCGCCGACAAGGCGCAAGCGACCGCGACGGGCGCGGCCACGACCGCGAGCGGCGTCATCGGATCGGTGAAGGCGAAGCTCGGGTTCGGCGAGGAGAGGCCGGACGGCAACGGCGCGGCAGGAGCGGCGCCCGCGCCCGCGCAGGCGCCCGCGATCGGAGGGTTTCCGACGGTGGGCGCGGCGATGCCGGCGCCGAAGCAGGTGCAGGCGCAGCCTTCGGCGGCGGCGCCCGCGGGGAGCACGAAACCCCCGCAGACGAACCCCGGCGCGGCCGCGCAGGCTCAGGCGCAGACGGGCCACGTGCGCGACTGGTCGAAGATGCTCTCGCGGGTGCGCGTGGACGTGGAGCGGATCTGCGACTTCCTCGAGGCGCTCGCGAAGCACCCGCGAGGCCTGCAGAAGTACCACGAGGAGGCGGTGCGCACGGTGCACGACTCGTGGCTCGATCGGGAAGGGGAGCAGTCGCTCCGGCGCTGGGTGCGCAGCGAGTGCGCGCGGATCTGGCCGCACAAGTTCGCCGCGATCGAGGCGGAGAAGGATCGAGCGCGCGCGGACATCGAGGCGCTCGAGGAGCTGTTCGGCGGGAGCCCGGCCCCGCAGAAAGCAGGAGCCTGAGCGTGGCCTACGATCTCGCGCGTCTGTCGAGTTACGTGAGGTTCTACCAGACGGTCGTGAACCAGCTCGTCGCGGCCTGGCAGAACCTCGAGCAGCTTCACCTCACCGCGAAGGACGCGCTCGCCCCGCTCGCCGAGCCGCTCGCGCCCGTCGCCTACGCGCCGCTGCTCGCCGCGCTCTCGGATCCCGCGCCTTCGCGGGAGGCGATCGCCGCGCTCTGGCGGCCCGTGGACGAGAAGGATCTCTCGGATCTGAACGACATCTACGAGGTCGCAGGGAGGTTCGGCTTCCAGGGCGAGGACAACCAGAACCTCGCGCGCGTGCAGGTGCTCGTGGCGACGGCGCGCAACGAGATCCTCGGGCACCGGAGGAGGCTCGCCGATCTGCGGGAGCTGCCGAACGCGGCGCGCGCCGCGGCCGCGCGCCTGCGCGCCGAGGAGGAGGCGCGCGCGTCCGCCGAGCGCGCCGAGAAGATGGCGGCGTTCGGGCCACTCGCCGAGACCGTGGTGACGCGGGCGAAGCAGACGATCGACGCGGTGCGCGCGGTGCCGTTCCCGGATCTCTCGGACGCCGAGACCGCGGCCGAGGAGTACCGCAAGTACGCGGCGAAGCTCGATCACGTCTACCAGACGTGTTTGCCCTTCCTGCGCAAGGCGATCCAGAACCTCTACACGTTCGTCGCCGCCGAGCCGACCGCGTCGTGGCCGGACACGTTGCCGCTCACGAAGGAGCTGCCGCCGGAGCTCGTGACGGTGCCGCCCGCGGGCTCGGGGGAGCTCACGCAGGCGCGCGCGAGCCTGACGGCGCTCGCCGAGGAGGAGATCCAGCTCGGCCGCGCGCGGGACGCGGTGTCGACGGCCGCGGCGAGGCTCGAAGGGGAGATGGCCGCGGCGCAGATGAAGGACGCCGAGGTCGGGCAGGAGATCACGACGGCGCACGCGATCCTGGATCTCGCGGCCGCCTCGGAGCAGGCGGAGCTGACCCGGGTCGAGCTCGAAGGCCTCGCGGCGCAGCGGGCCTCCCGCGTGGAGAGCGCAGGCGCGGTGCTGTCGAAGCAGCGGCAGATCGAGGCGGCGATCAAGCTGCTCGAGGACGAGCTGCGGCGCAGGCACGCCGAGCTCGCCGCGCTCGAGGCGCAGCTCGTGGAGGTACGCAAGGACGAGCCGGTCCTGTTCGGCAAGGACGAGTGGCGATCGAAGGTCGCCGCGATGGAAGAGCAGAAGGCCCAGCAGCAGGCGGCCTACGGGCAGCGGCTCTCGACGCTGCAGCAGTTCCAGATCGATCACTCGAGCGTGTCGGTCGAGGTGCAGACGGAGCAGCAGAAGCAAGCGCTGCTCGAGCGGCAGATCGCGGAGGCGCAGACGAAGTCCGCGACGCTGGAGCTGACGATCCGGGAGATCGGGACGAAGCTCGGGGCGGCGAGGCCGTCGCGGGCGGTCTCCGCGGACGACGCGCGCAAGGCGCTCGCGTCGCTGCAGCAGGCGAAGCTCGGCGTGGCCGAGCGGATGGAGGCGCTCAAGGCGGAGATGCGGCGGCAGAAGGACGAGGCCGTGCGCGTCCTGAACCGCATGAAGCAGATCGCGGTGGAGCGGCAACACGTGACCGCGATGGTGCAGAGCGCCGAGACCGCGGCGACGCAGGGGCGCGAGGAGGCGCTGCGGCAGCTCGCGCGCGAGCGGCGGGCCGGCGTGGAGCGGCACGTGGGCGAGGTGCTGGCGACGCTGGAGAAGTCGATCGCGCACGTGGGGCCGGTCTTCATCGATCCGGCGAAGGACCTGCTCGTCGCCGCGACCGAGCCGAAGGCCGAGGTGACGGCGCGGGTGCTCGAAGCCGCGGAGGCGGCGGCGCCGGTGGTGGAAAAGCTCTCGAAGGAGCTCGATCCGGAGCTGCTCGCGCAGGACGCGACGCTCGGTCAGATCCAGCGCGAGTTCTGCGACGTGGCCGAGGCGGCGTGCGTCACGGCGTGGGGGGGATGATCAGGCGACGGTTCGGGTCGTCCGGGCCGTCGCCGCCGAGCCACTCCTTGCAGAGCGCGCGCAGGCGGACGTTCGCCGCGCGCCGATCGAGGAACGACTGGCGGAGGTCGTCCTCGCCGATCGTGGCGGCGCGCGTGTGGAGCTGCGCCCGCGCCGCGACGAGCGCCGCGCGGGCCTCGTAGGTCGCCTTTTCGAGCAGGAGCGCCTCGACGCGCAGGAGCGTGATCTCGGGCGGAGCCGGGGCCTGCTGTCCGCCGTTCGAGGGGCGCAAGGCGAGGGCGCGATCGACGAGGGTGAGCGTCTTCTGGGGCTTCTTCGCCGCGAGGAACAAGGCCGCGCGTACGCCGAGCAGCGCGCCGGGCGGCGCGGAGGCGGACCGGAGCGCGCCGAGCATGCGATCGGCCCTGTCGAGATCGCCGAGCGCGATGTTGGCGCGCGCCGCGAGCAGCCGCGCCCTGCGCGCGGCGAGGCGCTCGCCCCGCGCCTCCGCCAGGGCGACCACGTCCTCGGCCATCTCCCGCGCTGGGGCGAAGGCGCCGCGCTCCAGGTTGAGCAGCGCCTCGAACGTGCCGCCCACGAGCGAGGTCAGGCTCTCTTCGGGCTGGCCCTGCAGGCCCTCGTGCAGCTCCTTCTCGGCGCGCTCGTGGGCGCCGAGGAGCAGGAGATCGAGGCCGACGTGCACGCGCGCGTGCGGCAGGTAGCGGTGGTCGCCGATGGTCGCGAAGCGGAGGACGCTCTCGCGATCGAGCCCGAGCGCGGCCCAGGGGTCCTGGTCGACCGCGCGCGCCCAGTGGGCGCGGGTGTGGAGCGTCCACGCGACGACGACGGGCTCGCGCTCGGCGGCGGGGGCGGTGACGTGCCGCATGCGCTCGAGGTAGGGCAGGGCCGCGGCCGGCTCGTGATCGAGCAGCGAGTCGATCGTGGCGCTGAAGGCCCAGGAGAGCTCGAGGACCGCGTCGTCCGCGGGCTTCTCGTGGAGGAGCCGCTGAGAGAGCTCGGCGGCGTTCTTCGTGTCGCCCAGGGCGAGCGCCGAGCGGATCGCGCCGCCGAGGGCGCGGGCGTGGTGGCGGCTGCCGGGCGTCGCGTAGAGGAAGGCGCAACGCGCGGCCTCGTAGGCGTGGGCGTGGTTCGATCGCCAGCTCTCGGCGTCCGTGGCGATGGCCCAGAGCTCCGCCGCGGCCTCGCCGTTGGCGCCGAGATGGAGGCCCCGCTTGGCGAGCTCGATCGCCGTGTCGAGCGCGCCACCGGAGAGCGCTTGCTCGGCGGCGCGCACGTAGAACGCGACCGCGCGACGCGCGTCGCCGCCGCGATCGAGGTGGAGCGCGAGCACGCTCGGATCCTGTTCGCCTGCGGAGAGCAACCACTCGGCCGCGCGCTGGTGGCAGAGCCTTCGGTTGTTGTCAGTGAGGCGCGCATAGGCGGCCTCGCGCAGGAGCAGGTGGCGGAAGGTGTACTCGGTCTCGCCTGCGAAGCGGCTGTGTCGTCGTCGCTCGAGCAGCTCGCAGTCGCCGCAGAGCCGCGCGAGCGTCTCGTCGAGCGAGGCCGTGGGCTCGCCGTCGCCGTAGACGAGCAGGCGCAGCGCCCCCTCCCACGCCGCGTCGCCGAAGACGCTCGCGGCGCACAGGACCATGCGCGCCTCGTCGTCGAGCGACTTCGAATCGATCCGCGCGTCCACCATCCCGAGCACCGTCTCGGGCAGGGCGCCGTCGCGGCCCTCGTTCACCGCGCGGATGAGCTCCTCCAGATAAAACGCGTTGCCCGCCCCAAGCTTCACGATGCGATCGACCACGGCGCGCGGGGTCGAAAGGCCGAGCGCGCTCCAGACGATCCGCTCGGCGTCGTCCTTGTCGAGCGGGTGGAGCCGCACGTCCTGCACCTCGCGATCTTGCCAGAGCCCGGGTAGTCGCTTGCGGACGTCGGGCCGCGCGAGCGCGAGCACCGCGAACCTCCGATCCCGGAGCGCGTCGAGCGCGGCGTCGACGAGCTTCAGCGACGCCGCGTCGCTCCACTCGAGCTCCTCCAGCACGAGCAGGAACGGGTGCGTCTCGGTCAGCACGTGGATGAAATCGAGGAACGCGTCCTTGATGTGATCGGCCATGAGGGCCGCGTCGCTGCGCGCGGCGCGGAGCTCGGTGCGGCCCGCGTCGGGGAAGTGCAGGCCCACGACCTCGCCCAGGAAATCCGTCACGCGTCGTCTGTCCGTGCCGGCGAGGTACGTGCCGACGAGCTCGCGGAGCTTGTTCTGGCTCACCTCGACGGGCTCGCCCGCCGAGATCCCGGCGGCGCTGCGCAGCGCGGAGCCGACGATGGAGAAGGCCGATCCGGCGCGCAGCGGATCGCCGCGGCCGAGGACGACGCTGAGGTTCGGCTTCGCGCGGCAGAGGCGCTCGATGAGCTCGAAGCGCAGGCGCGACTTGCCGGCGCCGGGCTCGCCGAGCACGAGCACGGCCTTCGGCTTCTTGCCCTGGAGCGCCTGCTCGACGTACTTGCGGACGGTGCCGAGCTCCTCGTCGCGCCCGACGTAGGGGCTCGGCTTGCCGAGCAGCGTGCGCACGGCGCGCGTCGTCTCGCGCTCGCCGCGCAGCCAGAACTCGCCGATGTAGCTGGCCACGTCGAAGCGCGCGTCGAGGAAGGCGCAGGCGACGTCGTTGACGCGGACGGGCCGCGGCCCCTTGCCGCCGTCGAGCGTGGGCATGTCGAGGAGGTGGAAGACGCCGTCGAGCACCTTGCCGACGGGCGCCTTGTCGTTCGCCTCGGCGTACGCCGCGAAGATGGCCACGCGCGAGCCCTTCGCGAGCCCGGCGATCTCGAGCCCGAGCCGGGCCGCGCGGCCGGCGATCTCGGTGGGGTTGCCCCGGCCGAGGATCTTGATGAGCAGCGCGACGCCCGGCAGCTCGTGCAGTTGCTCGTTCTTCCTGGCGTCGACCTCGGCGCGGATCGCGGCGACGACCTCGGGCTCGATCCCGCGCGGAGGTTTGTCGGAGAGCAGATCCTCGACCTCGGGGACGGGCTTCGCCGCGACCACGAAGAGGAGCTGCTTCTCCAGCGGGCTCATCCGCTCGCTCGCGGGGACGGGCGGCGCCGGCGGGATCGGCGTGAGCTTGCGCGCCCACGGCTCGTGCGGCGAGGCGGGCGGATAGGTCGTGATGACGGGGTGCGAGCGTCGGTCCGCGAGCGGCGGCCGCGTCGAGGCTCGCTTGGCGATGGCCTCCAGCGTGTTCGCGGCGGCGGCGCCGTTCTGCGGACGCTGGGACGGGTCCTTCGAGAGCATGCGGGCCACGAGCTCCGAGAGCGCGAACGGCACCTCGGGGCGGATCTCGGCGACGCGTGGCACCTCGGCCATCACGATCTTCGCGAGCACGACGTGCTGCGGTCCGCCCTCGAAGGCCCTGCGACCCGTGAGGCATTCGAAGAGCACGGCGCCGAGGCAAAACATGTCCGCCGCGGCGGTCACGCCCGAGGCGTAGTCGATCTGCTCGGGGGCCATGTATCCGACGGTCCCGAGGACCACGCCGGTCGAGGTCATGTGTCCGCCCGCGAGCAGCGCGATGCCGAAATCCAGCACCTTCACGCGCTCGACGTCGGAGCCCACGAGGTAGATGTTCGAGGGCTTGATGTCGCGGTGCACGACGTCCGCCGCGTGCGCCGCGCCGAGGGCGTGCGCCACGCGCAGGCCGAGCTTGACCACGTCGTCGACTTGCAGCGGGCCGTGCTTCAGCACCTGGTCGAGGCCCCGGCCGTGGAGCCACTCCATGGCGAGCCAGGGCTCGTTGTCCGTCACGCCGTGGTCGACGTAGCGCACGATGTGCGGGTGCTCGTGGAGGTGCCGCGAGAGGATCTCGATCTCGCGCCGGAACCTCCGGAGCATGCTCTCTTTCGGCGTGGATCCGTCCCTCGGCTCCGCGACGAACTTGATCGCGACGCGCTCCTTCGAGTCCTTCTCGTAAGCGGGCCAGACGATCCCCATCCCTCCGTCGGTGATGGGCTCTCCATCCAGTACGAAGCGACCGCCGATGACGTCACCTGATTTGCGCACGGACAGCCAGGATCACCAGCGGCGGGGGCGGAAGGCAAGGGGGACGCGGGCTGCTTCACCGCGGAGGCGGCTTTTCCGGCAGCGTGGTCCCCGTCAGGGAGCAGGCCTCGGCGTATCCCTGCAGGCAGGCCCGCTCGCGTAACCTGCGCTCCTCGGCCGGGTCCGGCGCGAGCCCGCCCTGGCCCTCGTGGTGCATCCGGGCGAGGGTGGCGCACGACGCGCCGTGGGCCCGTTCGCAGGCGATCCGGCGGTATTTCACGGCGAGGCGGTCGTCTCGCGGGAGCAGCTTGCCCTGCGCGTAGATGCGGCCGAGGTTGTTGCAGGCGAGCGGCTCCTTCTTTCCGCAGGCGAAAAAGTAGAGCTCGATGGCGCGGGCCGTGTCGCGCCGTATCTCCTGGCCGCTCTCGAGGGCGGCGGCGAGGTTGTTGCAGCCGAGGGGCTCTTTCTGGTCGCAGGCGCGCTGGTGCAGCGCGAGCCCGCGGCGCGGGTCCTTGGGCAGGCAGTCGCCGTCCTCGTAGGCATTGCCGAGGTTCGTGCAGCCGAGCGGCTCGCCGCCGTCGCAGGCCCGCTGGTACGCGGCGACGGCCTTGCACATGTCCGGCGCGACGCCGAGCCCCTTGTCGTACAGGAACCCGAGGTTGTTGCAGCCGAGCAGGTCCCCGTCGTTGCAGGCCCGC
Proteins encoded:
- a CDS encoding sodium-dependent transporter, whose translation is MDSTPRDGATRAGWGSRIGVILAAAGSAVGLGNFLRFPGQAAKHGGGAFMLPYFISLLVLGIPLAWAEWTMGRYAGVRGYHSAPGIFRVLLRHHAAKYLGVVALLIPFIVYTYYVVVEAWCLIYALHYATGDLMRGDDPGQYAAFFGRLTGATAEGSVFGGGDGLTLLGVVALCFALNLYLIVRGLSRGIEAFCKVAIPGLAVLATIVLVRVLLLGTPDPSKPSQSIEAGLGFMWNPRAEALFDPETWLAASGQIFFSLSVGFGVLVHYASYLRKKDDVALSALTANSMNELFEVCLGGLITIPAAFVFLGAIDPGTLESSFKLGFVTLPNVFAMMWGGRVFGFLWFFCLFIAAITSSVSMLQPVMVFFQEGTGMSRRRAAALLGVLCAVGSGIVLYFSKGLVALDTFDFWMGTVGIFVLATVQAVLYGWVFGIERGHEELHRGAHIKVPFVVQIGLKYVVPVYLLVIFAAFCVKNLPGRLEERQPGALVALGFVLAVTALLVKMVRLAERRWEQLEARGLTPGGKVS
- a CDS encoding SRPBCC family protein; protein product: MHRLTFTSEHHIDAPPERVFAAMANPEGFGDWMQGFVRAERVTPGDFGVGTEFRETRKMFGREATEHFEVTTCEPGKRLGLRVDGTKGTTGKGEYRFVYDFEPAGTGTLLRTSAVIEMPGGLFTKIIGKLMGGAFKKACDKDLDALKAYVERAR
- a CDS encoding methyltransferase domain-containing protein encodes the protein MSDAQARVYQEKADAYDALINAEDADEALASVVREWLPEGAVALDVGAGTGRLSRIVGARASRLHLVDRAAPMLEIARRHLSQAGVPFSIHHADARSLPFPDASVDVAMAGWVFGHFRHWMPEGWREEVDAALSEMRRVVRPGGALMVIETLGTGHETPRVHPGMDEYFAHLEHAHGLSRRWVRTDYVFPDVEAAARICGEFFGPALVAQIRERAWARVPECTAIFTGTL
- a CDS encoding dynamin family protein; the protein is MSPMWSPEGRKQNARELRQIADKVLRYRQLCDRFASYFQPESDNARQLRQIRGKLEDLRGRALDREKRLAKGVVKIGVVGLEKQGKSAFLSAWLKSEKLLPSEAERCTWSTTVIEPGEPGQFAATVTYYNEVDFKARIQSYFDALEPGSVERWHGLNQAEVLRLKASFKAREGYDVDDPDRAGRREQTALAELVEISAGLSEIKARLGRPPEKITASSLDALAEQIRPYIALKDTKNGNRPYPGVRAVKIVTVTIPVEGAMPGVELMDLPGIDAPSDKARRDTEDALANEVDVTIFVKDITRPSLVRNEIELLRMAQTADRSISLKDRIFVVLTKVDLFDHADENGNWHWSLAARNFREQGVDRIFPYSKVWVHQGVDAEHPVARQLMDFFGTTTPVNGLDKLKDAVERYLSTDVEALDRKVTQAITSEFGEVEALLRGVLVTVKDGLSDREFDRRAEQVFDLHYEHIQSGEDPTGLLPEIRKRMSAFMDFEMSDHQRSARAERADVRIDQIRSDLLARLTPEEAEAKRRQMPSPGLMNETAVEIEMRKQMRERVASRIAGLGEDFRNTARESVERMLHEMFIEAGYEGGRLEVLLPAGKALIERIDALGRSGHVSESVVRYQNQEMAKADVAFEVLSRYFARQIVDILDATDPYDREIREREMRGLEQFFGMGIADKAQATATGAATTASGVIGSVKAKLGFGEERPDGNGAAGAAPAPAQAPAIGGFPTVGAAMPAPKQVQAQPSAAAPAGSTKPPQTNPGAAAQAQAQTGHVRDWSKMLSRVRVDVERICDFLEALAKHPRGLQKYHEEAVRTVHDSWLDREGEQSLRRWVRSECARIWPHKFAAIEAEKDRARADIEALEELFGGSPAPQKAGA